GCAGAAATCAATCGCCGTACCACTTTTGAACAGTACCAGCAAGCCCAGATTCTCTTTGGGCGAGGAAGCATTTCCGAAGAAGAGTTCAAAAGTGCCCAGCGCAATTTTGAAAATGCCCTCTCCTTAGAAAATTCTGCCCGCCTGCGCCTCACGAATATCGAAGAAAATGGTCCCGGATTCTTAGAAGCCAAAGCGCAGATCGAACGTGCCAGACTTCAGCTTTCCCAGGCCGAGACGAACCTCAGGAAAAAATGGCTCTTTGCTCCAGCCAATGGGATCGTGGTGTCTCTAAAAAAAAATCCTGGTGAATTCGTTCAGGCCGGTGAAGTGGTCCTCACACTGGGAGAAAACCCTTTTCAGGTAACCACCAGTCTCGATGAACGAGAATACAAAAAAATCGAGCTCGGAATGAAGGCCTTGGTCAGCGAACAGGTAAACACAACACCAAAGGTTATTCCAGCATCGGTGGCCAAAGTTGCCCCTGCGATTGACCCCGGCCAGGGTACCATTGAAGTCACCCTCACTTTCGATGAAAAAGTGGATATCAAACCAAATGCAGCGGTGAACGTGGAAATCATCGTTCGTGAGGAAAAGGAGATACTCCTTTTCCCAAAACGGTACCTTTCCTTCCAGGGGAATCAACCCATGGTATGGACCGAAAACGATGGTCGAGCCAAAGCCATCTCCCTTACCCAGGTCGAATACTTCGGCGAATGGGTGAAGGCAGAAGAACTCCCATCTGGAACGCCAATTCTCAATCCCAGAAACCTTCGGGAAGGATGGCGGGTGGTTCTTGGGGAAAGGAAGGAAAACTAAGATGCTCCGTTTTGCTTTACTCATTGCCTGGCGTTTTCTGCGGACCTCCCGTTCCCAGACGCTCCTCATCATCCTGGGAATTACCGCTGGCGTTTCTATCCAGATTTTTCTTTCTTCTCTGATTTCTGGTCTTCAGGCGAACCTCATTCAACAGACGGTTGGTGACGCACCGCATATCATCGTCGCCCCCGAAGATCGAACCCCATCGTCGTCCATATCTTCTTCGAATACGGTGGTTTCCTCAGTGTTAGCGAATCCAGTCAAAGAGGAAGCCAAAATACTCGCCTGGCAGCGGATTCAAGCCACCCTCCTAAAGCAATCTGATCTACGCGTAGCATCACCCCTGGTAGAAGGTCCAGGTTCGGTGCGCAAAGGAGAACTGGTCCGCAGTGTAGTACTCAAAGGAGTTATTCTGGAATATGCTGACCAAATCTATGAATTGCGAGAACGAACCATCCAAGGAATTTCCCAAATCGGAGGAAATGGAGTATTGCTGGGCAAAGAATTAGCCAAAGACCTGCGCCTCAAAGCCGGTGACTCACTCCTCATCACCACCCCCGGGGGAAGGAGTGGAACGTTTATCGTCAACGGGATCTTTGACCTCAGTAACAAAGCCATCAACTCTTCTTGGATATTCCTCGACCTCGTCCCAGCGCAAAATCTTCTTAACCTCGAGGGAGCTATCTCCACGATTGAAATCCAGATTGACCAGGTTTTCCAGTCGGAACAGATTGCCAGGGATCTCAAACAAGCACTGCCCCAGTAT
This region of Atribacterota bacterium genomic DNA includes:
- a CDS encoding FtsX-like permease family protein is translated as MLRFALLIAWRFLRTSRSQTLLIILGITAGVSIQIFLSSLISGLQANLIQQTVGDAPHIIVAPEDRTPSSSISSSNTVVSSVLANPVKEEAKILAWQRIQATLLKQSDLRVASPLVEGPGSVRKGELVRSVVLKGVILEYADQIYELRERTIQGISQIGGNGVLLGKELAKDLRLKAGDSLLITTPGGRSGTFIVNGIFDLSNKAINSSWIFLDLVPAQNLLNLEGAISTIEIQIDQVFQSEQIARDLKQALPQYTIETWQTRNRQLLSALRSQSLSSFMIQFFVLVAITLGIASVLVVSVTQKIREIGILKAIGTTNTGVSLIFLLQGAILGLFGSSLGALFGFFLIGLFQQAARASGGAISFSITLNPRTLVTIIIISTIASLLAAVSPARQATKLTPIEVIRNG
- a CDS encoding HlyD family efflux transporter periplasmic adaptor subunit; this encodes MKKWLPFLLIVISLIGFFTYRRFTPRKVDYFLLEPRNFVESLVSAGRVQFSQDIEMAFQVSGVIKNILVKEGQKVQQGDSLITLDDTLEQSQVALAKADLTLMEINFQKLVENERQLAQEEYRRAEINRRTTFEQYQQAQILFGRGSISEEEFKSAQRNFENALSLENSARLRLTNIEENGPGFLEAKAQIERARLQLSQAETNLRKKWLFAPANGIVVSLKKNPGEFVQAGEVVLTLGENPFQVTTSLDEREYKKIELGMKALVSEQVNTTPKVIPASVAKVAPAIDPGQGTIEVTLTFDEKVDIKPNAAVNVEIIVREEKEILLFPKRYLSFQGNQPMVWTENDGRAKAISLTQVEYFGEWVKAEELPSGTPILNPRNLREGWRVVLGERKEN